The nucleotide sequence TTTACCGATCAGAATGTCGCCTTCTTTCACTTCAGCACCCAAACGGATAATACCGTTGTCGTCGAGGTTGCGGACAGCCTCTTCGCTCACGTTCGGAATCTCCGAAGTCAGTTCTTCTTCACCACGCTTGGTTTCGCGCACTTCCAACTCGAACTCTTCGATGTGAATCGAAGTGAAGATATCGTCGCGCACTACTTTCTCCGAGATGACAATGGCATCCTCGAAGTTGTAACCCTGCCATGGCATGAACGCCACCTGCATGTTACGGCCGAGGGCTAGTTCACCTTTGTTGGTGCCGTAACCTTCGCAGAGTACCTGACCTTTCACTACCCGCTCACCAGTCTTCACCAGCGGCGTTAGGTTGATACAAGTATCTTGGTTGGTACGGCGGAACTTGATGAGGTCATACGAAATCTTCTCAGCATCGAAGCTTACAAGAATATCGTCCTCTGTCAGGTCGTAACGTACCACGATGCGGTTAGCATCAACGTAGTCGATTACGCCGTCACCTTCTGCTACTACCAGAGTACGAGAATCACTGGCTACGCGGCCTTCCAAACCGGTGCCCACAATTGGAGCCTCAGCCTTCAACAGCGGAACTGCCTGGCGCTGCATGTTCGAACCCATCAGGGCGCGGTTAGCGTCATCGTGTTCCAAGAAAGGAATCAGCGAAGCAGCAACCGATACAATCTGGTTGGGGGCTACGTCCATGTAGCTGTACTCCGAAGGACCTACTACCGGGAAGTCACCTTCAAAACGACCTTTTACAAGTTCGTTCGTAAAGTTTCCTTCCTCATCGATACGGGCGTTAGCCTGCGCAATGTGGTGGGTGTCTTCTTCCTCAGCTGTCAGGTATTTTACATTCGAGCTAACGTCTACTTTACCACCTTCTACGTTGCGGTAAGGTGTCTCAATGAAGCCCATCGAATTAACACGAGCATGCACGCAAAGCGACGAAATCAGACCGATGTTCGGTCCTTCCGGCGTTTCGATGGTGCACAGACGGCCGTAGTGCGTGTAGTGAACATCACGTACTTCGAAACCGGCCCGTTCGCGCGACAGACCTCCTGGCCCGAGTGCCGATACGCGACGCTTGTGCGTCACCTCAGCCAACGGATTGGTTTGGTCCATGAACTGCGACAACTGGTTGGTGCCGAAGAACGAGTTGATAACGCTCGACAGAGTACGGGCATTGATCAGATCAACTGGCTTGAAATCCTCGTTGTCACGCACGTTCATGCGCTCCTTGATAGTACGCGCCATACGGGCCAGACCTACGCCAAACTGAGCGTACAACTGCTCCCCTACCGTGCGTACCCGACGGTTGCTCAAGTGGTCAATGTCGTCGACAATAGCCTTCGAGTTGATCAGACCGATCAGATACTTCACAATCAAAACGATGTCCTGGTTGGTCAATACCCGAGCCTCCTGGCTCATGTCGATGCCAAGCTTCTTGTTGATACGGTAGCGGCCTACATCACCGAGGTCGTAGCGCTTGTCCGAGAAGAATAGCTTCTGGATAATGTCGCGGGCAGTTTCTTCGTCGGGAGCCTCCGTGTTCCGGAGTTGACGATAAATCTGCTCAACGGCTTCTTTCTCCGAGTTGGAGTTATCCTTCTGCAGCGTGTTGTATATGATAGCGAAGTCCGCGATGTTCACGTTCTCCTTGTGCAGAATCACCGACTTAGGGCCTGCATTGAGAATCGTTTCAATGTCGTCTTCCTGAATAGTCGAGTCACGCTCCAACAACACTTCGTTCCGGTCGATAGACACCACTTCACCGGTATCCTCATCCACGAAGTCTTCCGTCCAAGTGCGCAGTACCCGGGCAGCTAGCTTACGGCCTACGGCGCGCTTCAGGTTCTTGCGGTCGGCCTTCACCTCTTCCGACAGCCCGAACAAATCTAGAATGTCTTTATCGGTTCCGTAACCGATGGCGCGGAGCAGCGTAGTAACCGGAAACTTCTTTTTCCGGTCGATGTAAGCGTACATCACGTTGTTCACGTCCGTGGCGAATTCAATCCACGAACCTTTGAACGGAATAATACGGGCTGAATACAGCTTTGTGCCGTTGGTGTGCTTGCTTTGCGCAAAGAACACACCTGGCGAACGGTGCAACTGTGATACGATAACACGCTCAGCCCCGTTGATAACGAATGAGCCCTTTTCGGTCATGTAGGGGATATTTCCCAAAAACACTTCCTGCTCGATAGTCTCGAAATCTTCGTTGTCCGTGTCATTGCAGACTAGGCGCAACTTTGCTTTCAACGGCACTGAATACGTCAAGCCACGATCAATACACTCATCCACCGAATATTTCGGAGGATCTACGTGATAGTCGATAAAGGTCAAGACAAAGTTTTCACGCGAGTCCGAAATTGGAAAGTTCTCGGCGAATACCTTGAAAAGCCCCTCATCGGTGCGGTTTTCGGCAGCCGTCTCCAATTGGAAGAAGTCCATAAACGAGCGAACCTGCACGTCTAGGAAATCCGGATACTCGATAACCTTTTTAATCTTGGCAAAATTGATCCGCTCGTCAGCGGCCTGCAGCTTCTGCAATGCAGTTTGTGCGTTCGGTGTAGCCAATGTATGTGGGGTTAAGAAATGACACTGGGAAAGCACTGACTCACCAAATGAATTGGTGACAAATTATCAGCAAGCAGCCTGAAGGCCTGCATTAGCCGATACACAGAAGCGCGAAGCAGAACTTCACGCATCAGGGTCCGTAGGCACAAAAAGCCGCAAAGCGGCGTGCAAACGAACTTCAGTATAGTTTGTTGCCTACAAACAGGAAAAGACCTGGCTTAGTTGCCAGGCCTCCCCTTATTTATTGGTTAAAAGCGGCGTTGCAGAGTAATTACTTAACCTCTACTTCAGCACCAGCTTCTTCTAGCTGCTTCTTCAGCGACTCAGCTTCGTCTTTGGTTACACCCTCTTTCAAAGGCTTAGGAGCACCGTCAACTAGTTCTTTAGCTTCTTTCAAGCCAAGACCGGTTAGGTCTTTTACCAGCTTCACAACAGCCAGCTTAGCGCCACCGGCAGCTTTCAATATTACGTCAAACGAAGTTTTCTCTTCTGGAGCCTCAGCAGCAGCAGCGCCACCACCAGCAGCAGCTACGGGAGCAGCAGCAGCAGGCTCGATGCCATACTCGTCCTTCAGGATAGTAGCCAACTCGTTTACTTCTTTTACCGTCAGGCTAACGAGCTGCTCGGCGAATGCTTTCAAATCTGCCATTTCTGTAGATTGTTAAAAAAGGGGTTGTTGAACTTTTGAATTGTATGCGTGAAAAAGATGAGCAGCGGTTAGCCTGCAACCTCTTCTTTTTCGGAAAGCGTTTTGAGGATACCAGCCAGTTTGTTGCCACCGCTCGACAGAGCAGAGATAACATTCTTGGCAGGTGATTGCAGCAAGCCGATGATATCACCGATAAGCTCTTGCTTGCCTTTAATCGTGCTGAGAGTGTCTAATTGATCGGCCCCTACATAAATGCTAGCATCGATGTAAGCACCTTTCAAAACAGGCTTAGTAACAGCATTTTTGCCGTAATTCTGAGCCTTATAGAAATCCTTCAACAGCTTAGCGGGTGCCGAGCCTGACTCTTTCGAGAACAGTACTCCCGACTGACCAGCCAATGCAGCATCCATCTCGACTGTGTCGCCACCTAAAGTGTCAAGCGCCTTGCGGATGAAAGTATTCTTGTACACCTTATACTCTAACCCACGGTTGAAGCACAGGCGACGGAATTCGTTGATTTTCGCCACCGACATTCCCGAAGCATCGGCAATGTAGAACGCGTTGTGCGATTGAAACTTCTCGCTCAACTCGTCGACTAGGGCTTGTTTTTCTTCCCGGTTCATATCGTCGTGTTGGTTTACTTAAGCGGAAGTTACTTGCGTGTCAACCGGAACGGCTGGGCTCATCGTGCTCGAGAGCGTAATGCTCTTGATGTATGTACCCTTAGACGAAGAAGGCTTCAAACGCGTCAGCGTCTGAATTACTTCAATGGCGTTTTCAGCGAGCTTCTGCTCGTCAAAAGACACTTTGCCAACAGAGCAGTGAATGATTCCAGTCTTATCAACTTTGAAGTCAATTTTACCAGCTTTCACTTCTTGCACTGCTTTAGCTACGTCCGTAGTTACCGTGCCTGACTTTGGGTTTGGCATCAGACCACGTGGACCAAGAACCCGACCCAAACGACCAACCTTAGCCATTACAGATGGCATCGTGATGATAACGTCAATGTCAGTCCAGCCTTTCTCGATTTTCGAGATATAATCGTCAAGACCAACGTAGTCAGCACCAGCTGCAGTAGCTTCGGCTTCCTTATCAGGGGTCACGAGAGCTAGTACGCGTACAGTTTTGCCAGTACCATGGGGCAATGTGGCTACACCACGCACCATCTGGTCGGCTTTACGAGGATCAACACCTAGACGAACGTCGATATCGACTGAAGCATCAAACTTGGTATAGGTAATATCCTTTACCACTTTAGCAGCTTCAACCAGATTACGAACTTGCGTCAGATCATGCTTAGCAAGGGCTTCCTTGCGTTTTTTGCTTACTTGTGCCATGTCTTCTCTTTCGTTAATTATTTAGTGAAAGGAGAAGTGCCCGACACAGTGATGCCCATGCTGCGAGCCGTACCGGCCACCTGCAACATTGCCGACTCCACTTTGAAAGCGTTCAGGTCTGGCATCTTCGTCTCAGCGATGGTGCGCACCTGGTCCCACGACACAGAACCAACCTTATTACGATTAGGCTCCTTCGAACCGCTCTGGAGCTTAGCAGCCTCCATAAGGAGAACTGGTACCGGAGGAGTTTTTACAACGAAGTCGAACGACTTGTCGGTGTACATAGTGATGAGTACAGGACAAACTTGGCCGGCCTTATCTTGGGTGCGCGCATTAAACTGCTTGCAGAATTCCATGATGTTAAGGCCTTTGCTACCAAGTGCAGGTCCAACCGGCGGCGCGGGATTCGCGGCACCTCCCTTTATCTGAAGCTTCAGATAACCTCTAATTTCCTTGGCCATTTGGTTTGTAAGGCTTTAGACTCTGCGACGTAACCCGCATCATCCTCAGTTTTGTAATAACTCCGAGTGGAAGCTCCGCCGGTCCGGAGTCGATAACCGACGACGTTTTTCTGACATGGAACTTAGAGTTGAGAGCTTACAACTCAGACAGTTTACAAGTCCGAGTTCTAAGCTCTCAATCTGAATTCTCACCTATGACTCTTTTTCAACCTGTGTGTAGCTCAACTCCATTGGAGTACTACGGCCGAATATTTTGACAATTACGTTGAGTTTCTTACGCTCCTCAAACACCTCCGACACATTCCCAGAGAAGCCACTAAAGGCCCCATCAACTACTTTAACTAGCTCACCTACTACGAAAGGAGTTTCTAGCGTTGCGGCTTCTTCTTCCGTCTCATCTACGATACCAAGGATGCGATTCACTTCAGCTAGCCGAAGTGGCACTGGTTTCGTATTGGCTGTTTTACCTTCTTTATCGCTCAAGAAGCCTAAGATGCCAGGGGTGCTTGTAATAATGTGATCAACCTCACCATGCGACAAATCAGCATGAATTAAGATGTAACCAGGAAAGAAATTACGCTCGCGCACTCTCTTCTTGCCGTTACGCATCTCATATACTTTTTCCGCTGGAATCAGTACTTGAGGCATGAGGTCTGAAAGGCCATGCCGGCCGATTTCAGTTTCGAGATAGGTCTTAGCCTTTTTCTCTTGTCCGCTTACCGAGCGAACTACGTACCACTTCAACTCTCCCATCTGTAGACCGATTAACGGAAGGAGTTGTAGAACGCCTCCAGACCGGTTTTGAAAATCACGTCCATTAGGCCCACAACAGCAGCGAAAACCAACGAACCGATAAGTACCAAGCCGGCACTTTTCTGAAGCTCTTCAAAAGAAGGCCACGTTACTTTGTAACGCATCTCCTCAGTAGTGTCGCGGAAGTATTTAGTTAGCTTACTCATTGTGCGTCGCCTATTGGCTGGCTTTTGATTGCTCGAAAATGGGTTAGACCCTTTTCCTAGAGCACGAGTGGAGAGATTCGAACTCCCATCAAAGGTTTTGGAGACCTCTATTCTACCCTTGAACTACACTCGTGTATGTGACCCCATTACCACTATCTGTGGGATTGGGACTGCAAATGTACTGAACTACTAATACAAAACAAATCCGCCCCCGAAAAAAATCGGAGGCGGATTGTATTGTTTTAGCAGAAAACTAGTCGAGGATCTCAGTCACCTGACCGGCACCTACCGTACGACCACCTTCGCGGATAGCGAAACGCAAGCCTTTTTCCATTGCTACCTTGTTGATCAGTTCAACAGTGATAGTAACGTTGTCACCAGGCATTACCATTTCTACGCCTTCGCCTAGAGTGATGATACCAGTAACGTCGGTGGTACGCAGGTAGAACTGCGGACGATAGTTGTTGAAGAATGGCGTGTGACGGCCACCTTCCTCTTTCGAGAGAACGTAAACTTCGGCCTTGAATTTCTGGTGAGGAGTTACTGAACCTGGCTTGCAGATAACCATACCACGACGGATGGCTTCTTTTTCAATACCACGGAGCAACAGACCTACGTTGTCACCAGCTTCACCACGGTCAAGAATCTTGCGGAACATCTCAACACCAGTTACAGTCGACTTCAGGCCAGGAGCAGCGCCCATACCCAAGATGTCAACCTGCTCACCCGAGTTGATGATACCACGCTCGATACGGCCAGTTGCAACTGTACCACGGCCCGTGATAGAGAATACGTCCTCTACAGGCATTAGGAAGGGCAGGTCGGTCAGACGAGCAGGAATTGGAATGAAGCTGTCAACAGCGTCCATCAGTTCCTCGATCTTAGGCACCCAGTTAGCATCACCGTTCAAGCCACCTAGAGCAGAGCCCTGGATAACTGGAATGTTGTCGCCGTCGAAGTCATAGAAAGAGAGCAGCTCGCGGATTTCCATTTCTACCAACTCGAGCAGTTCTGGATCGTCCACCATGTCCACTTTGTTCATGAACACAACGAGCTGAGGTACACCTACCTGACGAGCGAGCAGGATATGCTCACGAGTCTGGGGCATTGGGCCGTCAGTTGCAGCCACTACCAGGATAGCGCCGTCCATCTGAGCAGCACCCGTTACCATGTTCTTCACATAGTCAGCGTGACCAGGGCAGTCAACGTGAGCGTAGTGACGGTTTTCGGTAGCATATTCAACGTGCGACGTGTTGATCGTGATACCACGCTCTTTCTCTTCAGGAGCGTTGTCAATCGACGAGAAGTCACGCTTGGCGGCCAAACCTTTGTTCGCCAGTACCATAGTGATAGCAGCGGTCAGGGTGGTTTTGCCGTGGTCGACGTGCCCGATCGTACCGATGTTCACGTGCGGCTTGGAACGATCAAAATTTTCTTTGGCCATTGTAATGAGTTTAAAAAGAACTAAAGTAAAGGGGAGGGCGGAAAAACGTGACTAAGCTATACTGCAAGAAAGCGAAACGCAGCTCCGTTTAAATAAGGATTGCACGTCGCTTTACTAGTCTGACAGATCCACTCAAGAAATTATTGTGTGGCACTCGTAATTCTGAGCCATTTATGGGATTTGAACCCATGACCTCTTCCTTACCAAGGAAGTGCTCTACCACTGAGCTAAAACGGCTTATTTTGTTTTGCAAAGCTACAACGATTGCCGCACAGTTCACAACCGCACCATTTCGTTGCACTGAGCGGGAGACGAGGTTCGAACCCGCGACCTGCAGCTTGGAAGGCTGCCGCTCTACCAACTGAGCTACTCCCGCATAAAAGACTTTTGATGTTACCTCATGCCTGTTGAAAGCAACAAGCAACAGAAAAGCCTAATCGTGGGGGGAGAAGGATTCGAACCTTCGAAAGCTTACGCTAACAGAGTTACAGTCTGTCCCATTTGGCCGCTCTGGAACCCCCCCGATTGCATTTTCAAGGCCTATTGCCTCGAAATAATTCCCTTTGACAACCTAGCTGTTTCACACAGTCTGTAAAAGGAGTTGCAAAATTAGTGGCTTTATGACGCAAGTCAAGCTCAAACCTTAAAACAATAGATATTTTTTCTGTGTGGTGTCCGCTTTTGCAGTAGCAAGATCAGCTAACTAGCTGACTACTTATTGAAAACGTGAAAGCAACTAATAACCCATGCCAGCAAAAAAATTACTGCATTAAGGCATAGTATGCCTTTACTTGAGCATCTTTCTCTTTGTTGCGGATATCCTGCATAACCGTTTTCAAGTTTGGCATATTGGAAGCAAGTATACTTAAGCCCTTATAAGCACCTAACCGCACGTAACTGTTCGGGTCAGTGCGGGCCAGGCTTTCAAGGCGTTGTACCCCTTTGTCCCGCTCGACAGCTGGTATGCGTAGCATAAACGTGGCAAAATTGGGTAGGTACCCCTGGTACAGGTCTACTTTACTTACATCGGACATGCGACGCAAAAACCATTGGTATTGCTCTATACTGTTTCCATTCAACGCATAATACCCCGATAGCGCATTTAGCACCTCATGGCTATTCGTTTCTTGCAGGCTATTGACACGCTCACGGGAATCAATAGCTGGGGACTTGGCTAAAGCCTGTACAGCAGCACTAACTACATGATACGAACTGTCATTCAGAGCTGCCGTGTAGATTGGCGCGTAGTTCTCGTTGATAAATGCCGACAAAGTACTTATTGCAGTAGCACGTACTTGGCTGTTCTTGTCTGAGGCCGCTACACGTTGTAGCTCTTTCCGAACTGCATTGCCCTCAGCTCCTTTGTACCTCCGTAGGGCTAGCACAGCTGCTTGACGGACAGCCCAGAAATTGTCGCTGAGTGCATTGCGTAGCATTCCACTTACTGCTAAATCTGAGTTTTTGGGGCGCAGCAAATCAATAGCTTCATACTTCTGCAAATAGTTGCGTGCGTGAGTGAACTGAAACAGTAATTCATCTTGTGTACGCTCCTCATCTATTTGTGCTAGCAATTGGGCTTCACTGTCAAATTTGACCAAGTTGGGACGCTGGGAAACAGAAAACCGAAAGGTTTGATCGGCTTTTGTAACCACGATACGATGGTCGGTTGGTTGGTTGTTTATCCAGGTGGTAACGGTTACAGGCAGCCGGTAAATCGGAGAGAAGGTGGAATCCTGAAGCTGCTGTACTCGAAGGCTTACTTGGTTTCCAGCGAAGCTATGCGTGACCTTGAGTTCGGGATGACCGCGCTGTAGAAACCACTGGTCGAAAAACCACATCAGATCTTCGCCTGTTGTTTCTTCGAAAACAAGGCGAAGTTTAGCTATTTCAGTGGTCGAGAATTTGTTCTGCGTTAGGTAGCGATTGAGGGCCGTAAAGAAAGCTTCATCACCAACATGTTTGCGCAGCATGTGTAGTACGCGCCCCCCTTTGTCATAGGAGTGCCGATCGAACATGTCTTCCTGAGAGGCATAACGGTACCGAATTAGTGGCTCTCGCTTGCTTTGTGCTTCCTCTAGGTAATGGTTCATTTTCTCTTGCTGAACCAAAGCTGCGGCATCTGCACCATACTTGTGTTCGGCCCAAAGCAACTCAGAATAGTCAGCGAAGGACTCATTGAGTGGCAGATTAGCCCACGATTCAGTTGTGACATAGTCACCGAACCAATGGTGGAATAACTCGTGTGCCACCACTGATTCTGGCTCGTATCCAACATCAGGCAATTCTCGTGCGGTGAACTGCACTAAGCTTTGCTCGAACGTAACAGCTGTCGTGTTTTCCATAGCCCCCGATACAAAATCGTGAACGGCTACTTGGCTGTATTTCTCCCAAGGAAATTCTACCCCTAGTTTCTTGGAGAAGAACTCCATCATTTCAGGAGTGTTGCCAAACACTGCTTTTGCAGTGCTTTCAAACCGTGGGTCCACATAGTAATCAACTGGCTTTCCTTGCCATGTATCTTTCACTACAGCAAAATCGCCTACGGCCAGCATAGTTAAATAGGGCGCGTGGGGCAGCGTTTGCTTCCAGGTATCCGTACGAGTACCGTCGTTGTTACGCTTGGAAGAAATCAGTAAACCATTCGACAAGGTTTTCAACCCGGGCTCAACCGTTAGGCTGATTTCCTGCGTCATCCGCTGGTTGGGCTTGTCAATAGTTGGAAACCAGCAGGAACTACCTTCTGTCTCGCCCTGAGTCCAAATCTGGCGGGGCTTGGTTTTGTCGGTGCCTTGGGGATTAATGAAGTACAGCCCTTTATCCTGCGTGATAGCAGCACTCCCTCCTATTTCTAGATCGTTGGGCTTGGCTGTGTATTGAATCCGTACTTGGTAAGGTTCAGTCCGAGTGTAAGAACGGTCCAGAGTAACGGTTAGCTTCTTTTTATCGTAGTTATAGTTGAGGTTTTTCTCCTTGTTGCCTGTTACAAGGCGTACGTTTTTCACGTCAAACCCTTTGGCATCAAGTACCAATTGGTTTTGTGCGTAAAAATGAGGCCGTACCGTAAGCGTGGCAGTGCCTAGTACCCACTGTCGGCTCCAATCGAAACGAACGTC is from Hymenobacter tibetensis and encodes:
- the rpoB gene encoding DNA-directed RNA polymerase subunit beta, whose product is MATPNAQTALQKLQAADERINFAKIKKVIEYPDFLDVQVRSFMDFFQLETAAENRTDEGLFKVFAENFPISDSRENFVLTFIDYHVDPPKYSVDECIDRGLTYSVPLKAKLRLVCNDTDNEDFETIEQEVFLGNIPYMTEKGSFVINGAERVIVSQLHRSPGVFFAQSKHTNGTKLYSARIIPFKGSWIEFATDVNNVMYAYIDRKKKFPVTTLLRAIGYGTDKDILDLFGLSEEVKADRKNLKRAVGRKLAARVLRTWTEDFVDEDTGEVVSIDRNEVLLERDSTIQEDDIETILNAGPKSVILHKENVNIADFAIIYNTLQKDNSNSEKEAVEQIYRQLRNTEAPDEETARDIIQKLFFSDKRYDLGDVGRYRINKKLGIDMSQEARVLTNQDIVLIVKYLIGLINSKAIVDDIDHLSNRRVRTVGEQLYAQFGVGLARMARTIKERMNVRDNEDFKPVDLINARTLSSVINSFFGTNQLSQFMDQTNPLAEVTHKRRVSALGPGGLSRERAGFEVRDVHYTHYGRLCTIETPEGPNIGLISSLCVHARVNSMGFIETPYRNVEGGKVDVSSNVKYLTAEEEDTHHIAQANARIDEEGNFTNELVKGRFEGDFPVVGPSEYSYMDVAPNQIVSVAASLIPFLEHDDANRALMGSNMQRQAVPLLKAEAPIVGTGLEGRVASDSRTLVVAEGDGVIDYVDANRIVVRYDLTEDDILVSFDAEKISYDLIKFRRTNQDTCINLTPLVKTGERVVKGQVLCEGYGTNKGELALGRNMQVAFMPWQGYNFEDAIVISEKVVRDDIFTSIHIEEFELEVRETKRGEEELTSEIPNVSEEAVRNLDDNGIIRLGAEVKEGDILIGKITPKGETDPTPEEKLLRAIFGDKAGDVKDASLKAPPSLNGVVIGTKLFSRPKKDKNLRAKSKKEVEELKDAYAKELRAVKAVMVDKLVQLLEGKTSQGVKHKFGDEILAKGAKFGKKNIADALFPEKNPYKDESNYAVPEEVNMFKDLVLEGWTADARVNTMVTQLVKNYAKRRNTITARFKRDRFTLEVGDELPAGIVQLAKVYIAKKRKLKVGDKMAGRHGNKGVVARIVRDEDMPFLPDGTPMDIVLNPLGVPSRMNIGQIYETVLGWAGLKLGRTYATPIFDGATEEEVSKELTEAGLPHFGRAYLHDGLTGQRFDQPVTVGVIYMLKLGHLVDDKMHARSIGPYSLITQQPLGGKAQFGGQRFGEMEVWALEAFGASNVLQEILTVKSDDVVGRAKAYEAIVKGDVLPKPNIPESFNVLIHELRGLALEITLE
- the rplL gene encoding 50S ribosomal protein L7/L12; protein product: MADLKAFAEQLVSLTVKEVNELATILKDEYGIEPAAAAPVAAAGGGAAAAEAPEEKTSFDVILKAAGGAKLAVVKLVKDLTGLGLKEAKELVDGAPKPLKEGVTKDEAESLKKQLEEAGAEVEVK
- the rplJ gene encoding 50S ribosomal protein L10 translates to MNREEKQALVDELSEKFQSHNAFYIADASGMSVAKINEFRRLCFNRGLEYKVYKNTFIRKALDTLGGDTVEMDAALAGQSGVLFSKESGSAPAKLLKDFYKAQNYGKNAVTKPVLKGAYIDASIYVGADQLDTLSTIKGKQELIGDIIGLLQSPAKNVISALSSGGNKLAGILKTLSEKEEVAG
- the rplA gene encoding 50S ribosomal protein L1 encodes the protein MAQVSKKRKEALAKHDLTQVRNLVEAAKVVKDITYTKFDASVDIDVRLGVDPRKADQMVRGVATLPHGTGKTVRVLALVTPDKEAEATAAGADYVGLDDYISKIEKGWTDIDVIITMPSVMAKVGRLGRVLGPRGLMPNPKSGTVTTDVAKAVQEVKAGKIDFKVDKTGIIHCSVGKVSFDEQKLAENAIEVIQTLTRLKPSSSKGTYIKSITLSSTMSPAVPVDTQVTSA
- the rplK gene encoding 50S ribosomal protein L11, which produces MAKEIRGYLKLQIKGGAANPAPPVGPALGSKGLNIMEFCKQFNARTQDKAGQVCPVLITMYTDKSFDFVVKTPPVPVLLMEAAKLQSGSKEPNRNKVGSVSWDQVRTIAETKMPDLNAFKVESAMLQVAGTARSMGITVSGTSPFTK
- the nusG gene encoding transcription termination/antitermination protein NusG is translated as MGELKWYVVRSVSGQEKKAKTYLETEIGRHGLSDLMPQVLIPAEKVYEMRNGKKRVRERNFFPGYILIHADLSHGEVDHIITSTPGILGFLSDKEGKTANTKPVPLRLAEVNRILGIVDETEEEAATLETPFVVGELVKVVDGAFSGFSGNVSEVFEERKKLNVIVKIFGRSTPMELSYTQVEKES
- the secE gene encoding preprotein translocase subunit SecE, whose amino-acid sequence is MSKLTKYFRDTTEEMRYKVTWPSFEELQKSAGLVLIGSLVFAAVVGLMDVIFKTGLEAFYNSFR
- the tuf gene encoding elongation factor Tu, with translation MAKENFDRSKPHVNIGTIGHVDHGKTTLTAAITMVLANKGLAAKRDFSSIDNAPEEKERGITINTSHVEYATENRHYAHVDCPGHADYVKNMVTGAAQMDGAILVVAATDGPMPQTREHILLARQVGVPQLVVFMNKVDMVDDPELLELVEMEIRELLSFYDFDGDNIPVIQGSALGGLNGDANWVPKIEELMDAVDSFIPIPARLTDLPFLMPVEDVFSITGRGTVATGRIERGIINSGEQVDILGMGAAPGLKSTVTGVEMFRKILDRGEAGDNVGLLLRGIEKEAIRRGMVICKPGSVTPHQKFKAEVYVLSKEEGGRHTPFFNNYRPQFYLRTTDVTGIITLGEGVEMVMPGDNVTITVELINKVAMEKGLRFAIREGGRTVGAGQVTEILD
- a CDS encoding M1 family metallopeptidase, whose protein sequence is MKYSLLGVLGLVLACQLEAPAQAVKSGKPASTKAATHKKAAPASEAAVAPPAATLVVPSWLPPTNPVQPAATIVHDLLDTKLDVRFDWSRQWVLGTATLTVRPHFYAQNQLVLDAKGFDVKNVRLVTGNKEKNLNYNYDKKKLTVTLDRSYTRTEPYQVRIQYTAKPNDLEIGGSAAITQDKGLYFINPQGTDKTKPRQIWTQGETEGSSCWFPTIDKPNQRMTQEISLTVEPGLKTLSNGLLISSKRNNDGTRTDTWKQTLPHAPYLTMLAVGDFAVVKDTWQGKPVDYYVDPRFESTAKAVFGNTPEMMEFFSKKLGVEFPWEKYSQVAVHDFVSGAMENTTAVTFEQSLVQFTARELPDVGYEPESVVAHELFHHWFGDYVTTESWANLPLNESFADYSELLWAEHKYGADAAALVQQEKMNHYLEEAQSKREPLIRYRYASQEDMFDRHSYDKGGRVLHMLRKHVGDEAFFTALNRYLTQNKFSTTEIAKLRLVFEETTGEDLMWFFDQWFLQRGHPELKVTHSFAGNQVSLRVQQLQDSTFSPIYRLPVTVTTWINNQPTDHRIVVTKADQTFRFSVSQRPNLVKFDSEAQLLAQIDEERTQDELLFQFTHARNYLQKYEAIDLLRPKNSDLAVSGMLRNALSDNFWAVRQAAVLALRRYKGAEGNAVRKELQRVAASDKNSQVRATAISTLSAFINENYAPIYTAALNDSSYHVVSAAVQALAKSPAIDSRERVNSLQETNSHEVLNALSGYYALNGNSIEQYQWFLRRMSDVSKVDLYQGYLPNFATFMLRIPAVERDKGVQRLESLARTDPNSYVRLGAYKGLSILASNMPNLKTVMQDIRNKEKDAQVKAYYALMQ